From the Kineococcus mangrovi genome, the window CGAGGGCGAGGAGGACGAGACGGTCCTCGCCTCCTTCCCCGTGCGGGCCGCGCAGGCCGTGCTCGCCCACGTCGGCGACGGCCTGGAGGTGCCCGACGACGCCGAGCTCGCCGGTGACGACGTCACCGCGGTCCTGGCCGCCTTCGAGCACCCCATCCCCGTCACCGCCGACACCGAGGGGGAACCGCAGGAGCTCCAGGACGTGCCGTGGCTGCGCCAGGTCGTCCTCCTCATGCTCGACCTGGACCTGCTCGACGGTGCGGACGAGACGCTGCTCGTCCCGGGCGCCGAGGCCGACGGCTGGCTCGAGCCCGCCCCGGAGCAGCGCGAGCTGCGCCGTCAGCTCGTCGGGCGCTTCGTCCTGGAGGACCCGGCGACCCTGGAGGAGGGTTTCTCCGTCGCCGAGGCCGTCCTGCCCACCGTCCTGGCCTCCGCGATGACGGGCGAGCCCTTCGACGACGTCACCCTCGACGCCCTGGTCGAGGACGGCGCCGTCCTCGGCCCGGCCGCCGGGGTGGCCGTGGAGGAGCTGAAGGAGCGGCTGTCCGACCTCGGGGTGCTCGGGGTCCTGTCCGAGCGGGCGCCGTGGACGATCGCGCGCGGGTTCTGGCCCGCGATCGCCGCCGCGGTGGGGGACGAGGAGGAGGACGACCTGCTCGGCGGCCTCTTCGGCGACGGCGACCCGCACTGGCTCGAGGGCGTCATGGGTCAGCTCGGGCTCGGCGACGACCAGGTGCAGCAGATCCGCGGGCTGCTCGGCGGTCGCTGAGGGCGGACCGGCGGACCGGGCGCGGGTCAGTCGGTTTCGACGGCGAGGTCGGCCCACACCGTCTTGCCGTCCGCGGTGACGTCGACGCCCCACGCGTCGGCGACGGCATCGACGATGGCGAGGCCCCGCCCGCCGAGCGCGTCGGGCGGGGCGTCCCGTTCGCGGGGGGACCGGGTCGAGGAGTCCCCGACCGCGATCCTCAGCCGCCGCTCCGCCCCGTCGAAGCGCAGGGTGAGCCCGGCGTCGCCGGCGGTGTGCACGAGCGCGTTCGTCACGAGCTCGGACAGGACGAGCTCGGCCTCGTCGAGCAGCTCGTCCGCCGACCACGCCGTGAGGCGCTCGCGCAGGAACCCGCGGGCCGAGGCGACCGCGCGGATGTCGGCCGGCAACCGCAGCGCGGCGTCGAGCCGGCCCGCGTCCGCGCCCGCGAACGTCGCCACGAGGAGGGCGGCGTCGTCGGTGAGCCGGTGCGGGATCGCCGCCAGGACGGTCGTCGCCAGCTCCTCGGCGGTCGGGGCCGGCGACCGGCCCACCACTGCGCGCAGGGTGTCGTGCAGCGCCCGTTCGCCCCGTTCGGACCCCTCGCCGAGCACCTCCACGACCCCGTCGGTGTGCAGCACCAGGGCGCTGCGGCCCAGCAGCCGGTACCGCGTCGAGGGGTAGACGGCGCCGTGGTCGACACCCAGCGGCGGCCCGGGGTCGACGGCCAGCTCGCGGAAGCCGGAGTCGTCCACGACCAGCGGTGGGTGGTGGCCCGCCGAGGCCACCGTGAGGATGCCGGTCGAGGTGTCCAGCCGGACGAGGCAGCACGTCGCGAACCGGCCCGCGTCGAGGTCGACGAGGAGCCGGTTCGTGCGCTCCAGGGCCGCGGAGGGGTCGTGGCCCTCGCTGACGTAGGCGCGGACGGCGGTCCGCAGCTGCCCCATGAGCCCGGCGGCGCGCGTGCTGTGCCCCTGGACGTCGCCGACGATGAGCGCCACGTCCGCCCCGTCCGCCCCGTCCCCGACGGCGTCGTACCAGTCGCCCCCGATCTCCGCCCCGGCCAGCGCCGGGGCGTACCGCGTCGCGACGTCGAGACCCGCGCGGTGCGGCAGCCGCTGCGGCAGCAGCCCGCGCTGCAGGTCGCGGGCGAGCCGGCCCAGCGCCTCGTGCGAGCGGGACAGCTCGGCGCGCGAGGACCGCTCGGCGTCCAGCAGCTGCGCCCGCTCCAGGGCCACGGCGAGCTGCGCGGCGACGGCTGCGAACAGGTCGAGGTCGGTGTGCCCCCACGGGGAGCGCTCGCCCCAGTTCACGGTCAGCGTGCCCAGGACGAGGTCGTCCCGGCCGGTCAGCGGGACCACGAGCGCGACACCGACGCGGCCGGGGTCCATCCCGTCCAGGCCCCGGTACCGGTCGACGTCCGTCCCCGTCAGGACCACCGGCCGGCCCGTGCGCACCGCCTCGCCCATCGGGGTGTCCGCGGTGCGGTGGACGCGGCGCAGGCGGGAGCCGACCGGCTCGGGCAGCGGGGGGTGCGCCTCGCCGACGAGCTCGTCGCCGTCGAGGACGTGCAGGGAGGACGACGCGCAGTCGAGGACCTCGACGACCGCGGTGGGGATGCGGGCGGTGATCTCCGCGGTCGTCGCGCTCGTCTGCAGCAGTTCGGTGACGCTCTCCAGCAGGGCGCCCCTGGTGGCCGCCGCGGCCGCCGACCGCTCCGCGACCGTCAGGTGGGCCACCTGCACGGCGAGTGCGAGGCCGAGGGCCAGGACGCCGGCCGCTTCCTCCTCCTGCGCGCAGAAGGCGTGGTCGCGGGTCAGGGCGAGAGCGCCCAGCGCGCCGCCGCCCATCGGCACGACGAGCGCGTGCGGGGCCGGTGCCGCGAGCCCGGGCAGGTCCACGTCGCGCTCGACGAGGAGGTCCCCGCCGCGACCGGTGGCCCACGCGGGCGGGTCGACGTCGAGGAACCCCTCCCCGTCGACGAGGTAGAGGCTGCCGGACGCCGCCGGGCCCCTGCTCGCCCACAGGACGCTGTGGTCGGCGTCGACCGCCACCCGGGCGGCGCGCCCGGCCGACCGCAGCACGGCGGGCAGGTCACCCGCGGCGTCGGGGCGCGAGACGGCCCGGAGGTGGTGGTGCAGGCCGGCGAGCACCCTCGCACCGTAACCGGATCGGCGGTGCGCTTCCCGTCAGCCGCTGGGCCACAGCGACGAGGGCCCGCTGGAGAGCACCGCGGCCGCCAGCGCCCGGGAGGCGGGACGGTCCTGCGTCTTGGGGTTGGTCAGCAGGACGAGGTCGATCTGACCGAGCTCGGGCAGCTTGTGCTGCGCGCCGAGCGCCACGAGCTGGGGCGGGACGAGCGAGCTGGCCAGGCACGAGACGCCGATGCCCGCGGCCACCGCGGCGATGAGCCCGTTGACGCCGCGGCACACGCACGCCGACCGGTAGCCGATGCCGACCCGGTCCAGCGCCTGGTGCATCGCCGTGCCGCTGAGGGACGGGGAGGGGTACACGGCCAGCGGCACGGGCTGGGTGAGGTCGAGCCGCGTCGAGGGGTTGCCCACCCACACCAGCCGTTCGCGCTTGACGAGCTTGCCCTCGCCCGAACCGCGCGGGCGCTTGCCGATGAAGATGTCCAGGCGGTCGTTCTCCAGCCGCCGGTGCAGCGTCCCGGACTGGTCGACGGTCAGCTCCAGGTCGACGCGCGGGTTCTCCGACCGGAAGTCGCGCAGGATCTGCGGCAGCCGGGTCAGGGCGAGGTCGTCGGACATCCCGATGCGCAACCGGCCGACCGGGCGGGCGCCGGTGAAGTAGGCCGCGGTCTGCTCGTGCGCAGCGAGGATCGAGCGCGCGAAACCGATCATGGCCTCGCCGTCGGGCGTCAACGTCACCGAGTGGGTGTCGCGGTGGATGAGCTGCCGGCCCACGGAGTCCTCGAGCTTGCGGACGTGCTGGCTCACCGTGGACTGCCGGACGCCGAGCCGCGCGGCGGCCTGGGTGAACGAGTGCGTCTGCGCCACGGCGAGGAAGGTCCGCAACTGGACGGGTTCGAAGGTTCCCGTCGGCCCCTGTCCGGCGCTCACGCCCACCGCCCCGTCGCGCCCCATCACGAGTCGTGATGACTGATAAGCCCTCAACTGCGGTGCAGCCTACCCCGCGCGTCGCCGATGATGGTCACGCAGCGTCAGTGGCCCGGGGGCACCACCCGGGGCCGCCACCCAGGTCAGCACCCGCGAGGACAGCACGAGAGGCACCCGTCCGTGACACCGGCAGCCGCCGAAGCCAGCACCGAGTCGACTCCCACCGGTCCCCCCAGCGGCCGCCGCAGCGCCCGGACGGGCAGCACCTTCGCCGCCCTGCGCGTCCGCAACTTCCGCATCTACGCCACCGGTCAGGCCTTCGCGAACACCGGTGTCTGGGTGCAGAACATCGCCCTGGACTGGCTCACCCTCGAACTCACCGGCTCCCCGGCCGCCGTCGGCATCGCGATGGCCCTGCAGTTCCTGCCCATCCTGCTGTTCGGGATGCACGGCGGGATGATCGCCGACCGCTACCCCAAGCGGAACATCCTCCTGGTCACGCAGCTGTGCAGCGCGTCGGTCGCCACGACGCTCGCGGTCCTGACCATCTCCGGGCACATCACCGTCGGCGCGATCTACGCGATGGCCCTCGTGGGTGGTTTCGTCGTCGCCCTCGACAACCCCACCCGGCAGTCGTTCGTCGGCGAGGTCGTCCCCGCGCAGTACGTGCGCAACGCGATCGCCCTCAACGCCGCGGTGTTCCAGACGACGCGCCTGGTGGGGCCGGCCGTGTCCAGCGTCCTCATCGGGACCGTCGGGTCCGGGTGGGCGTTCGCCGTCAACGCGCTGCTGTACGTCGGGCCCACCATCACCCTCGCCTCGATGCGGACCGCGGAACTGCACCGCACGACGCCGCTGCTGCGCGAGAAGGGGCAGCTGCGCTCGGCCCTGCGCTACGTCCGCGACCGCCCGCACGTCGGCTGGACCATCGCCCTCGTCGGCGTCTTCGGCACCTTCGGGCTGAACTTCCCCGTCGTCCTCACCGCCATGGCCTCCGAGACGTTCCACGCCGGTGCCGGGATGTACGGCACGTTCAACATCGTCATCGCCGTCGGTTCCATCGCCGGCGCCCTCATCGCCGGTGGCCGCAGCCACGCCCGCCTGCGGCTGATCCTCCTGCTGGGTGCGGCCTTCGGCGCGGCGCAGACCCTCGCGGCGTTCGCGCCGAACCTGGGGACGTTCACGGTGATCCTCGTCCTCATGGGCGTGACGAACCTCGCCTTCCAGGCCATCGCGAACTCCTCCGTGCAGCTGTGGGTCGACCCCGAGTTCCGCGGCCGCGTCATGGGGCTCTACGTCCTGGTGTTCATGGGTGGCACCCCGATCGGCGGCCCGATCATCGGCTGGATCACCGAGCACGTCGGCGTGCGCGCCGGGATGGCCGTGTGCGGGATCGTGCCGCTCCTCGCGGCCGTGGTGCTCGCGGGTGTGCTCGCCGCGCGACCGGCGCTGGCACGCCGGCGCCGGGGCGCGGCGGTGCTCGCGGGCTGACCCGCCCGGCCCCGCGGCCAGGAGTTTTCCGGGTGCGACCGGGTGTCGACGCTGCGTCGCCGCCGGAATCGTCCTGTGGACGACGAGCGTCACCGGCACCGTCTCGCCGGTAGTTTCCCGCCCACCGGGAGGTGGGTGTGGACGAGTTGTCGGGGTTGTCGGTCGTGGCCGCGGACGCAGCGGCCGCCACCGCCCGTGCCGCCGCGGAGGCGGCCGCCGACGTCGCCACCGACGTCGGCCGCGCCGTGGCCTCGCTCGAGTGCTGGTACGGCCTCGCCCGCGACGGGTTCACCGACCGGGTGCTCGAGCTCGACCGGCACCTGGAGACGTTGCAGCGCACCGCGCGCGAGGGCGCCCACCTCGTCGCGGAGCACGCCCGCGAACTCGGGATGCTGCAGGGGCAGCTCGCCCGCGTGGACGCGGGCCGAGCGCAGGTGCGGTCCCGGATCGACGCGGGCGTGGGGGACCTCGCGACGTGGCACGCGGACTGGGCCGAGCTCGAGCGGTGGGACGCCAGCCGCCAGGTCGTCCTGGCGGAGTTCGACACCCTGACGCAGACCTTCGCCGCCCGCGTCCTCGCCGTCGTCGACCAGGTGCCGCGCCGGCCCCGCCGCCTCGGGGAGCACGTCGACGACGCGGCCCGGACCGTCGGCGGCGCCGCGCTGGACACGACGTTCCTCGCCGCGGGGTGGACGTGGGACCGGCCGGGGTGGACGACCGCGGTGCGCAGCGCACCGGCCGCGGCGCTGGACGCGGTCGCGCACCCGGTCCGCACGCTGGCCGACACCGTCGCCTGGGACGACTGGCGGGACGGGCGCTACGGCGCCGCCGGTGCGACCCTCGGGATGGCGTTCGTCGGCCGGGGTCTGCGCGGCGGACCCCTGGGGAAGACGCTGCCGGCGGGGCACCCGCTGGAGAAACACCTCGACGCGGGCGGGGATCCGAAGCCGCAGAGCCTCGACGAGCTCCACGACGGTGTGGACCTCGGGCGCAGCGAGGTGTTCTTCCCGGCGCACACGCTCGGACGGCACGTGGAGGTGGACGATGAGTTCCTGCACCAGCGGTTGGCGACGGGACGGGTCGAGGAGGGTGTGGAGGTGCTGAGGACCCCGCCACGCGCGTCGCGGTTCGTGGACCAGGCGACCGCGGAAGCGGTCATCGGGGACGCTCTGCGGAGTCATCGAGCTGAGATCGACGCGGCGGTGGCCTCCGGTGCGCGCCAGGTGCTGGTGATCGCTCCTGCGCCGTCGACGGCAGGTGTCATCTGGAGGAAGGACGTCAGTGGTGGGTTCGAGCGAGTTGAGGTGTCGACGGTGAAGGTCGTGTTGAGCAAGGCGCGTGACGGTTCGTGGTTCGTCCTGACGGCTTACCCGGACGGTCGATCGTGATCGGCTCCTTGATCCCCCTCGCGTACGCCGATCTGGACTGGGGCCTGTGCCCCCGCGAGCGGTTGGAGCACCTGCTCG encodes:
- a CDS encoding MFS transporter, which translates into the protein MTPAAAEASTESTPTGPPSGRRSARTGSTFAALRVRNFRIYATGQAFANTGVWVQNIALDWLTLELTGSPAAVGIAMALQFLPILLFGMHGGMIADRYPKRNILLVTQLCSASVATTLAVLTISGHITVGAIYAMALVGGFVVALDNPTRQSFVGEVVPAQYVRNAIALNAAVFQTTRLVGPAVSSVLIGTVGSGWAFAVNALLYVGPTITLASMRTAELHRTTPLLREKGQLRSALRYVRDRPHVGWTIALVGVFGTFGLNFPVVLTAMASETFHAGAGMYGTFNIVIAVGSIAGALIAGGRSHARLRLILLLGAAFGAAQTLAAFAPNLGTFTVILVLMGVTNLAFQAIANSSVQLWVDPEFRGRVMGLYVLVFMGGTPIGGPIIGWITEHVGVRAGMAVCGIVPLLAAVVLAGVLAARPALARRRRGAAVLAG
- a CDS encoding RNase A-like domain-containing protein, with translation MDELSGLSVVAADAAAATARAAAEAAADVATDVGRAVASLECWYGLARDGFTDRVLELDRHLETLQRTAREGAHLVAEHARELGMLQGQLARVDAGRAQVRSRIDAGVGDLATWHADWAELERWDASRQVVLAEFDTLTQTFAARVLAVVDQVPRRPRRLGEHVDDAARTVGGAALDTTFLAAGWTWDRPGWTTAVRSAPAAALDAVAHPVRTLADTVAWDDWRDGRYGAAGATLGMAFVGRGLRGGPLGKTLPAGHPLEKHLDAGGDPKPQSLDELHDGVDLGRSEVFFPAHTLGRHVEVDDEFLHQRLATGRVEEGVEVLRTPPRASRFVDQATAEAVIGDALRSHRAEIDAAVASGARQVLVIAPAPSTAGVIWRKDVSGGFERVEVSTVKVVLSKARDGSWFVLTAYPDGRS
- a CDS encoding LysR family transcriptional regulator codes for the protein MSAGQGPTGTFEPVQLRTFLAVAQTHSFTQAAARLGVRQSTVSQHVRKLEDSVGRQLIHRDTHSVTLTPDGEAMIGFARSILAAHEQTAAYFTGARPVGRLRIGMSDDLALTRLPQILRDFRSENPRVDLELTVDQSGTLHRRLENDRLDIFIGKRPRGSGEGKLVKRERLVWVGNPSTRLDLTQPVPLAVYPSPSLSGTAMHQALDRVGIGYRSACVCRGVNGLIAAVAAGIGVSCLASSLVPPQLVALGAQHKLPELGQIDLVLLTNPKTQDRPASRALAAAVLSSGPSSLWPSG
- a CDS encoding ATP-binding SpoIIE family protein phosphatase produces the protein MLAGLHHHLRAVSRPDAAGDLPAVLRSAGRAARVAVDADHSVLWASRGPAASGSLYLVDGEGFLDVDPPAWATGRGGDLLVERDVDLPGLAAPAPHALVVPMGGGALGALALTRDHAFCAQEEEAAGVLALGLALAVQVAHLTVAERSAAAAATRGALLESVTELLQTSATTAEITARIPTAVVEVLDCASSSLHVLDGDELVGEAHPPLPEPVGSRLRRVHRTADTPMGEAVRTGRPVVLTGTDVDRYRGLDGMDPGRVGVALVVPLTGRDDLVLGTLTVNWGERSPWGHTDLDLFAAVAAQLAVALERAQLLDAERSSRAELSRSHEALGRLARDLQRGLLPQRLPHRAGLDVATRYAPALAGAEIGGDWYDAVGDGADGADVALIVGDVQGHSTRAAGLMGQLRTAVRAYVSEGHDPSAALERTNRLLVDLDAGRFATCCLVRLDTSTGILTVASAGHHPPLVVDDSGFRELAVDPGPPLGVDHGAVYPSTRYRLLGRSALVLHTDGVVEVLGEGSERGERALHDTLRAVVGRSPAPTAEELATTVLAAIPHRLTDDAALLVATFAGADAGRLDAALRLPADIRAVASARGFLRERLTAWSADELLDEAELVLSELVTNALVHTAGDAGLTLRFDGAERRLRIAVGDSSTRSPRERDAPPDALGGRGLAIVDAVADAWGVDVTADGKTVWADLAVETD